From the Panulirus ornatus isolate Po-2019 chromosome 46, ASM3632096v1, whole genome shotgun sequence genome, one window contains:
- the LOC139763036 gene encoding uncharacterized protein isoform X2: MNNMRRTPATEDMEDPTNSASEVQSDSEAEHTDPDSDDSDLYGDLESSLSQRLPQNVSGDSDVDDSDIFTELGMPVDHGSPFSKCDVTQSCEVSSEANKESITDDMKNEVSGNDCIKDYVVPKTAVPEKRNVKTSNQSDGDVVASETNVSVQTLKKCKDKMIEWDSDKCRTFENVLATTAALTEQVGFGKKVNATATCGSRERCDRPLPNKEVQFILSCLAREKGSSGEKSIDVNVNASISKQNGDWTLNKSAPSVSDTDKLSTVPESVRYTCKSRERDKKSTENFSSVNETLTNATDVNVSNRISSQASSVEERYLTTNKTVCAADFMMNDESGKSFRTGPVKSTKRLRRKSELKDKADSQMDLFEDFLVGRDRDELAQEVARLKLEKETLEKQLDESQNRCIDLESDNEILLSNISALWKTAMSQLRKKCSELAMLKREKEAIIFRRAMRQVPKDELDHIISRIAAYNKDEFCTFMKNLQEDEKGCAFGNVTSASVEKLSLTQRIKLNIRGTRVQSSSDIEAHALQIMLGKQGKRVAFSTEEVYMKKIKSSKDHTDFENRDTSLDYQEDKGQHKAVTNSRYSKKSNSTSSSRVSQRSFIKNTDNIDTYIEHQKFDTHDVKKLERSVFSRLGVRKSLANPDGNVSVCDVRDILKEKQNRKQSRPHETQDIHLHNSKELVSNNTKHTPIYYREPKDNEGLKDNSVSSEDNVVEGKHLQNSRHREKKSVNFASAEVEIDHDRKRETVDWGTIEKDSATMEKYLRPESPELHTHQYEVRDKASSTAQKENIDTSDQDDEMLTKSLYGQRMIARLKNLSKPRTHPHQQPVVPCSLQSLAEGSGLNADSCYSSQSQDVDGEIDCNIRTVMLPKIQKVDEEFDTVAKSNRVIKGNLKKVTLKSKNSDQKSNRSETNNSSGSVDDEKLVFCPSYSGSCLNECGSGKSLVTEGEEDGNLIMKMLPSTQKIVKENDVIGKKTQVTRRSVKRIDCNESKSIDQREDVFETNYLSEGLSSKLVSCSPHSDVEERRGTGQLLYDDGSENSGYDKEEDWIDESTETRKDNKTCLATDANKKRSCVAKDFISKDAREERTIMRKEKSEKTGMEKVSDLIFLVSNNIVGTELKEQDGKLPDMEKSYKEPDIERKISEISKMEEGRNRIVRLKKKSGISEVNKQSTEISTTENLNMLSEVNLQESEEAVSDAALGKRSDRKLNEKQISKIIDGETLIEAEGSKTSNKDERNLQISLTQFRSKSITDVDTGGSRLKKEKIDRDSSLLKEAKYVSNSKEKTDEFKSKEKKVKSKESEDRRDKKSDEDNGRSSQHQEGKVRDMKNKQRNAKTKEEGRNDDIFKKNERSDFKSTIEGRQTLKSKEKEGIYMKSLEEGTINVRSHEEEKGELESGEEETDVKSKEEERKDFKSKEKWSSRKLTQDGVTYARIEKGEHCVKLRKTEKSHMKPRQDKTEIDNAGERKDMRLKQKERKVGKSFKEERTDEKSQEVELRMKSKQKNVDVSKVLGDFFSGEEKIKKKSKRLRDVDTEDRDGKPKEGERRDMKSKIKGKDGESKDKGLKENMKFVLFEEMQGRDRKSDEVGYESLVQNDALYSEDCNEAQDSRDDVWDRGNFSLGNEVLREDGEAYVNDSQELQRKNEAPEECSRNMKKQKCRESTFLKSYISRKLSKEEIVGSERKEEILASSESMIEEIKRKDCKAVSDCESDAIDILCDKSDRDIENCFSGDESEIYNNKRNQGKRMYETKRTSNASDDSLHLTYNKDKSKGETQEMEEHDSETEGIYNESEKCVFQVSEMQDKDYIDNENLRIHSDDTEGQGENSKAIGNYISIHLNDEIMKESDDLNVSECVSDTRETGWGNHNEGENKKDSVQNREYAEESIFPEEEELLYDEGTDDSDENEPLQDLHEPDAKSTSKVSSVEGALFGSHYSTKKADVLLGGKMHDHEKIDMNLKNDSLNSKKVNPETLTDIRANEQLTKEECKHKSVHDRLSYKMKSENDEKKITSLVMTSPRKESKIDYRTKTLRSRHRYLQVRNEEEIFSDEKAINNSNRPRSFTSKKNDTRSSKSRSRSRSGSPRKECQSEIRSGRIRKLPQSLNCKYDQRSGESQSPLMEKENRLQEKKNALRESPHKRENDIFQRTRINRQQRKRTERSEESPLLMLSQRPESSHATQCKHSNIPSGARATRYQTRKKEHQTDSVVHGKQDGSSPRNKEERISLKRKERQGDWEELQSKRRKMLVKGHLSKPRDSNEENDDCVEARRYHSSPPELERRRSSRLRNLSGERRHKDDSLCSLPEREICSGERRKALRRNEVVQQHNDKETKGIKDGMKINSARSIRVDSKLLQNALAQSPSKYSVEENEKEEGELDDDDVDEEDQISIASKLIMGYNENHTLNKEEELTDLQSVIKEKGYQSEIGSSQQENETNQKCLREKENHQHEILKGEEQFTRESNRASRLRNNVSINEQRMASVVNSTHEIGEETDNYAIQRECRMKALTDSLEVKSIDRKHRSESRNLGSLVEDATFFPADLFQVVHIQGDTNRMNLSSVTGPSSGSDDTIDMIVKRHNEKYASDNMNSSDDSEMSLLQFIADDSDENSDDGENEGRKNNLITQEATARNVNDDTLHSIDLTAKEVCDKEDCEIGTEAVKTNIILRKVDDIIKSHGTGPMKPRLSSTVLPNKTPTMFNIKEMEDTFVPAGEIQSSNGRSTPVLNSDYTVEQDNQRNVEGLGNEGKSECDKSSSFESPSSSHIYSNIGVRQNQIHRYDKCEKEPNLNVLCSNTEIDVKDSIQNSTNEGDITNDITLIENETETVRYHLNVENELAGGAQDDGAIISPSTHEEPLHPEQYTKSIAASEANDGASSSSSDSDSDSGSDCLCSKCGSSSSSSSSSSCCSSSSGSDTDAENDVIGPPRGTNLHLETVQEHNVVDTQTPLTFIEECDELRNGTPSPLHNTSSNKVSCESTVRVSQKSKPLKSLPKTPKKSPHKDRETLYQSAKMPLKSPHKSCKTPCKKIPHKSPCKKTPHKTPCKKTPHKTPCKKSPKTQCKKTPHKVAYRKTGKRQNKSPKSSSTETSLDISQNATPNTPSSIPGDASPTQMVPDKTFKEKEVLSIVKVTDTETGPKHRLSSIPGVFPENLKGRQYKSIVTEDKSCDRSNEEQCTTVSVINLSKSQTISQHCKRRAASFRPRNTSQVKLSCVSINSTVSIVHSREEDSKTLSSEKTLKKSVIASQAGLGTPVKEKRAYSPKCQLSPVSYETEENAVRKKMKVLSPEMFSKVSHRLPFPEVGNGEKIADKDLDKSLSQSCESGSSVTSSVKLSASNNLVVPIRIRRAKRQLNLGLSGSSENVLVVMAADLCKNNKSSPEKDKYRATKTTPKTDLSKKRVSTVLRRSPRKSPRKLSKYS, from the exons ATGAATAACATGCGTAGGACTCCAGCTACTGAAGACATGGAGGATCCCACAAATTCAGCATCAGAGGTACAGTCAGACTCTGAGGCAGAACATACAGATCCTGACTCTGATGACAGTGACCTATATGGTGACCTAGAATCTTCCTTGTCTCAGAGGTTGCCTCAAAATGTATCAGGTGATTCAGATGTAGATGATTCTGACATATTTACAGAACTGGGTATGCCAGTTGATCATGGTAGTCCATTTAGTAAATGTGATGTTACACAATCATGTGAAGTCAGTTCTGAGGCAAATAAGGAATCTATCACTGATGATATGAAGAATGAAGTCAGTGGGAATGACTGTATAAAAGATTACGTTGTACCTAAAACTGCAGTTCCTGAAAAACGAAATGTCAAAACAAGCAATcaaagtgatggtgatgttgttgcCAGTGAGACTAATGTTAGTGTACAAACTCTCAAGAAATGTAAAGATAAAATGATTGAATGGGACAGCGATAAGTGTAGAACTTTTGAAAATGTGCTAGCAACAACAGCTGCATTAACTGAGCAAGTGGGATTTGGAAAAAAAGTCAATGCAACAGCCACTTGTGGTTCAAGGGAACGATGTGACCGACCATTGCCAAATAAAGAGGTACAGTTTATTTTGTCTTGTCTTGCGCGTGAAAAGGGATCGTCAGGAGAAAAATCAATAGATGTGAATGTGAATGCCAGCATATCAAAACAGAATGGAGACTGGACTTTAAATAAATCAGCCCCCTCAGTAAGTGACACTGATAAACTGAGTACAGTACCAGAATCTGTTCGATATACTtgtaagtcgagagagagagataaaaaatcAACAGAGAATTTTAGTAGTGTTAATGAGACATTGACTAATGCTACAGATGTAAATGTTAGTAACAGAATATCATCACAAGCCAGTAGTGTAGAAGAAAGGTATTTAACTACGAACAAAACTGTATGTGCTGCAGAttttatgatgaatgatgaatcagGCAAGAGCTTCAGAACTGGACCTGTAAAATCGACTAAAAGACTGAGAAGGAAAAGTGAACTTAAGGATAAGGCTGATTCACAAATGGATCTCTTTGAGGACTTTCTTGTTGGTAGAGATAGAGATGAG CTGGCTCAGGAAGTAGCTAGACTAAAGTTAGAAAAAGAAACCCTGGAGAAACAGCTGGATGAATCCCAAAATCGGTGTATAgatttggaaagtgataatgagaTATTGCTGTCCAATATATCAGCTCTGTGGAAGACTGCAATGTCCCAGTTGCGTAAGAAGTGCAGCGAGCTAGCTATGCTAAAAAGAGA GAAAGAAGCAATCATCTTCCGGCGAGCCATGCGTCAGGTTCCTAAAGATGAGCTGGACCATATCATTTCCCGGATTGCTGCATACAACAAAGATGAGTTCTGTACCTTTATGAAG aacttgcaggaggatgaaaaaggATGTGCCTTTGGTAATGTCACATCAGCATCTGTTGAAAAGCTAAGTTTGACCCAAAGAATTAAACTCAACATAAGAGGAACACGTGTTCAGTCTTCCTCAGATATTGAAGCTCATGCACTTCAGATCATGCTAGGAAAGCAAGGAAAAAGAGTTGCTTTTTCCACTGAAGAAGTTTACATGAAGAAAATCAAGTCATCTAAGGATCATACAGATTTTGAAAATCGAGATACATCTCTAGATTATCAGGAAGACAAAGGGCAGCACAAAGCTGTGACAAACAGCAGGTACTCAAAAAAATCTAACAGTACAAGTAGTAGTAGGGTTTCCCAAAGAAGTTTCATAAAGAATACTGATAACATAGATACCTATATTGAACATCAAAAGTTTGATACACATGATGTTAAAAAACTTGAAAGAAGTGTGTTTTCTAGATTAGGGGTTAGAAAATCTCTTGCAAACCCTGATGGAAACGTCTCTGTATGTGATGTCAGAGATATTCTTAAGGAGAAACAGAACAGGAAGCAAAGCAGGCCACATGAAACACAGGATATACATTTGCATAATTCTAAAGAGCTTGTGAGTAATAATACCAAGCACACGCCAATATATTATAGAGAGCCCAAGGACAATGAAGGATTAAAAGATAACAGTGTAAGTAGTGAAGACAATGTTGTGGAGGgaaaacatttacaaaattcTCGTCACAGAGAAAAGAAGAGCGTCAATTTTGCTTCAGCAGAAGTTGAAATTGACcatgatagaaagagagagactgtggATTGGGGTACCATTGAAAAAGATAGTGCAACTATGGAAAAATATCTTAGACCAGAATCACCAGAACTGCACACTCACCAGTATGAAGTCAGAGATAAAGCAAGTAGTACtgcacaaaaagaaaatattgatacATCGGATCAAGACGATGAAATGCTGACAAAGTCTTTGTATGGTCAGAGAATGATAGCAAGACTTAAAAATTTGAGTAAACCAAGAACCCATCCTCATCAGCAGCCAGTTGTGCCATGCTCATTGCAGTCATTAGCAGAAGGTTCTGGTTTAAATGCTGATAGCTGTTATTCATCACAGTCAcaagatgttgatggtgaaataGATTGTAACATAAGAACAGTTATGCTCCCCAAAATTCAAAAAGTAGATGAAGAGTTTGATACAGTTGCCAAGAGTAATCGAGTTATCAAAGGAAACTTGAAAAAAGTTACTCTTAAAAGTAAGAATTCTGACCAGAAGTCAAATAGAAGTGAGACTAATAATTCATCagggagtgtggatgatgagaaGCTTGTTTTTTGTCCATCATATTCTGGTTCATGTCTTAATGAGTGTGGTTCAGGAAAATCATTAGTTACAGAAGGTGAAGAAGATGGTAATTTAATAATGAAAATGCTTCCCAGTACTCAAAAAATAGTTAAAGAAAATGATGTAATTGGTAAGAAAACCCAAGTTACCAGAAGGAGTGTGAAAAGAATTGATTGTAATGAAAGTAAAAGCATAGACCAGAGGGAAGATGTGTTTGAGACTAATTATTTGTCAGAGGGTTTAAGTAGTAAACTTGTTTCTTGTTCGCCACATTCTGATGTTGAAGAACGAAGAGGAACAGGGCAGTTGCTGTATGATGATGGATCAGAAAATTCAGGATATGATAAAGAAGAGGATTGGATCGATGAAAGTACAGAAACtagaaaagacaataaaacatGTTTAGCGACAGATGCCAACAAGAAACGATCATGTGTGGCAAAGGACTTTATAAGTAAAGATGCAAGAGAGGAAAGGACAATAATGCGCAAAGAAAAAAGCGAGAAAACAGGAATGGAAAAAGTAAGCGACTTAATTTTCTTGGTCagtaacaacattgttggaacggaATTAAAAGAACAAGATGGAAAGTTACCAGACATGGAAAAAAGCTATAAGGAACCTGATATAGAGAGAAAAATATCTGAGATATCAAaaatggaagaaggaagaaataGGATTGTCAGATTGAAGAAAAAAAGTGGGATATCCGAAGTTAACAAACAAAGTACTGAAATTTCAACAACAGAAAATCTCAACATGTTAAGTGAGGTAAATTTACAAGAGTCAGAAGAAGCAGTGTCAGATGCAGCTCTAGGTAAACGAAGTGAcagaaaattaaatgaaaaacaaATCAGTAAGATAATTGATGGAGAAACATTGATTGAGGCTGAGGGTAGTAAAACATCAAACAAAGATGAAAGAAATTTACAGATTTCATTGACACAGTTTAGAAGCAAAAGCATAACAGATGTAGATACAGGTGGCAGTAGgctaaaaaaggaaaagatagatagagatagcaGTTTGTTAAAAGAAGCAAAGTATGTGAGCAACAGTAAAGAAAAAACTGATGAATTTaaatcaaaagagaaaaaagtgaaaagtaaggaatcagaagacagaagagacaaGAAGTCAGATGAGGATAATGGAAGAAGCAGCCAGcatcaagaaggaaaagttagaGACATGAAGAACAAGCAAAGAAACGCAAAGAccaaagaggaaggaaggaatgatgacatatttaaaaaaaatgaaaggagtGATTTCAAGTCAACAATAGAAGGTAGACAAACTTTGAAGTCAAAGGAGAAAGAAGGAATTTATATGAAGTCCCTTGAGGAAGGAACAATAAATGTGAGATCACATGAGGAAGAAAAAGGTGAATTAGAGTCTGGGGAGGAAGAAACTGATGTAAaatcaaaggaggaggagagaaaagattttAAATCAAAGGAGAAGTGGAGTAGCCGGAAGCTAACCCAGGATGGAGTAACTTATGCAAGAATAGAGAAAGGAGAACATTGTGTAAAATTAAGAAAGACTGAAAAAAGCCATATGAAGCCCAGACAGGACAAGACAGAAATTGATAATGCAGGAGAAAGGAAAGATATGAGGTTAaaacagaaagagagaaaggttggAAAGTCATTTAAGGAagaaagaacagatgaaaaatcACAGGAGGTAGAACTGAGAATGAAATCAAAGCAAAAGAATGTAGATGTCTCAAAAGTGCTAGGAGATTTCTTCTCAGgagaggaaaaaattaaaaagaagtCAAAGAGGTTAAGAGATGTAGATACAGAAGATAGAGATGGTAAGCCAAAGGAAGGCGAAAGAAGAGATATGAAATCTAAAATTAAGGGAAAAGATGGGGAATCAAAAGATAAAGGattaaaggaaaatatgaaatttgTTTTGTTTGAGGAAATGCAAGGCAGAGACAGAAAATCAGATGAGGTTGGTTATGAAAGCCTTGTGCAGAATGATGCATTATATTCTGAGGACTGTAATGAAGCTCAAGATAGTAGAGACGATGTATGGGATCGTGGTAACTTTTCATTGGGTAATGAAGTACTAAGAGAGGATGGTGAAGCTTATGTAAATGACAGTCAAGAACTTCAAAGGAAAAATGAAGCTCCAGAAGAATGTAgtagaaatatgaaaaaacagAAATGTAGAGAATCTACATTTCTGAAGTCATATATATCAAGGAAGTTAAGCAAAGAAGAAATTGTGGGgagtgaaaggaaagaagaaatattaGCTTCATCTGAAAGTATGATAGAGGAAATAAAACGAAAGGACTGCAAAGCAGTAAGTGACTGTGAAAGTGATGCCATTGATATACTTTGTGATAAGTCTGATAGAGATATAGAAAACTGTTTTAGTGGAGATGAATCTGAGATATATAACAATAAAAGAAATCAAGGGAAAAGGATGTATGAAACTAAAAGAACCTCTAATGCTTCTGATGACTCGCTCCATCTTACTTACAACAAAGACAAAAGTAAAGGAGAAACTCAAGAGATGGAGGAACATGACAGTGAGACAGAGGGCATTTACAATGAATCAGAAAAGTGTGTTTTTCAAGTTTCTGAAATGCAAGATAAAGATTATATAGATAATGAAAACCTTAGAATCCACTCAGATGATACTGAAGGTCAAGGAGAAAACTCCAAAGCTATTGGAAATTATATTTCCATTCATTtgaatgatgaaataatgaaagagagtgatgatttgaatgtgagtgaatgtgtcagtgaTACAAGAGAAACTGGTTGGGGAAATCATAATGAAGGGGAGAACAAGAAAGACAGTGTGCAAAATCGTGAATATGCTGAAGAAAGTATTTTCCCAGAGGAAGAGGAGCTTTTGTATGATGAGGGaactgatgatagtgatgaaaatGAACCTTTACAAGACCTTCATGAACCAGATGCCAAATCTACCAGCAAAGTATCAAGTGTGGAAGGTGCTCTGTTTGGCAGCCATTATAGTACCAAGAAAGCTGATGTTCTTCTCGGTGGAAAAATGCATGATCATGAAAAGATTGATATGAATTTGAAAAATGATAGTTTAAACAGTAAAAAGGTGAACCCAGAAACATTGACAGACATCAGAGCTAATGAACAGCTAACCAAGGAAGAATGTAAACATAAAAGTGTTCATGATAGGTTATCGTACAAAATGAAAAGTGAAAATGATGAGAAAAAGATCACCTCACTAGTGATGACCTCACCAAGGAAAGAAAGCAAGATTGATTACCGTACAAAGACTCTGCGGAGCAGACATAGATACCTTCAAGTAAGAAATGAGGAAGAAATTTTTAGTGATGAGAAAGCAATAAATAACAGCAATCGGCCAAGGAGTTTTACTTCCAAAAAGAATGATACAAGAAGTAGCAAAAGCAGGAGTCGCTCAAGGAGTGGATCTCCCAGGAAAGAATGCCAATCTGAAATACGAAGTGGGAGAATAAGGAAATTGCCCCAGAGTCTTAACTGCAAGTATGATCAGAGGAGTGGGGAGAGTCAGAGTCCATTGATGGAGAAAGAAAATAGGTTACAAGAAAAGAAGAATGCATTGCGAGAATCACCACacaaaagagaaaatgacattTTTCAAAGAACTAGAATTAATAGACAGCAAAGGAAAAGGACTGAAAGATCTGAAGAAAGTCCCTTATTAATGCTTTCACAAAGGCCTGAGAGTAGCCATGCAACACAGTGTAAACACAGTAATATCCCATCAGGAGCAAGGGCAACTAGATATCAAACCAGAAAAAAGGAACATCAAACTGACTCAGTAGTTCATGGGAAACAAGATGGGAGTTCTCCTAGAAATAAGGAGGAAAGAATCtcacttaaaagaaaagaaagacaaggagATTGGGAAGAATTACAaagtaagagaagaaagatgTTGGTAAAGGGTCACTTAAGTAAACCAAGAGATAGCAATGAGGAAAATGATGACTGTGTAGAAGCAAGAAGGTATCACTCATCGCCACCTGAATTAGAGAGGAGGAGAAGCTCACGATTAAGGAATCTGTCTGGTGAAAGACGACACAAAGATGATTCTCTCTGCAGTTTGCCGGAAAGAGAAATTTGtagtggagagaggaggaaggcttTAAGAAGGAATGAAGTAGTTCAACAGCATAATGATAAAGAGACAAAGGGTattaaggatggaatgaaaattaaCTCTGCCAGGAGCATACGTGTTGACAGTAAATTGTTACAGAATGCATTGGCACAGTCTCCTTCAAAATATTCTGTAGAGGAgaatgaaaaggaggaaggagaactggatgatgatgatgtagatgaggAAGATCAGATTTCAATAGCGAGTAAACTAATAATGGGGTATAATGAAAATCACACTCTGAATAAAGAGGAAGAATTAACAGACCTCCAGAGTGTAATAAAAGAGAAAGGTTACCAGTCAGAGATTGGTAGTAGTCAACAAGAAAATGAGACAAATCAGAAATgcttaagagagaaagagaatcatCAACATGAAATTCTTAAGGGAGAAGAGCAGTTTACAAGAGAATCAAATAGGGCATCCAGacttagaaataatgttagtataaATGAACAGAGAATGGCATCTGTAGTAAATTCAACACATGAGATTGGTGAAGAAACTGATAATTATGCAATACAAAGGGAATGCAGAATGAAAGCTTTGACAGATTCATTGGAAGTGAAAAGTATTGATCGCAAACACAGATCAGAATCTAGGAACCTAGGAAGTTTAGTGGAGGATGCAACATTCTTCCCAGCTGATCTCTTTCAGGTCGTCCATATCCAGGGAGATACTAATAGGATGAACTTGTCATCAGTCACAGGTCCATCATCAGGGAGTGATGACACCATTGATATGATAGTTAAGAGGCACAATGAAAAATATGCCTCAGACAATATGAACTCGAGTGATGATTCTGAGATGTCTTTGTTGCAGTTCATTGCAGATGACTCGGATGAAAACAGTGATGATGGGGAaaatgagggaagaaagaataatcTTATAACACAAGAGGCCACAGCCAGAAATGTGAATGATGATACATTACATTCTATAGATTTAACTGCCAAAGAAGTGTGTGACAAAGAAGATTGTGAAATAGGCACAGAAGCTGTGAAAACTAACATAATACTTAGGAAAGTAGATGACATTATTAAATCACATGGCACAGGCCCAATGAAGCCCAGACTTTCATCAACAGTACTTCCTAACAAAACACCTACCATGTTTAACATTAAAGAAATGGAAGATACTTTTGTCCCCGCTGGTGAAATTCAGTCAAGTAATGGAAGGAGCACCCCAGTCTTGAATTCTGATTATACTGTAGAACAAGACAACCAAAGAAATGTCGAGGGCTTAGGTAATGAAGGAAAATCAGAGTGTGATAAGTCATCCAGTTTTGAATCACCCAGCAGTTCACACATTTACAGCAACATAGGAGTTAGACAGAATCAGATCCATAGATATgacaaatgtgaaaaagagccgAATCTTAACGTTCTCTGTAGTAATACTGAAATTGATGTTAAGGATAGCATTCAGAATAGTACTAACGAAGGTGACATTACTAATGATATCACACTCATTGAGAATGAGACTGAAACTGTCAGATATCACCTTAATGTTGAAAATGAGCTTGCAGGTGGTGCACAAGATGATGGTGCCATAATCTCTCCAAGCACTCACGAGGAGCCATTACATCCAGAGCAGTATACAAAGTCAATTGCAGCTTCAGAGGCTAATGATGGTGCTTCTAGTAGCTCCAGTGACTCAGACTCTGACTCTGGCAGTGACTGCCTGTGCAGTAAATGtggaagcagtagtagtagttccaGCAGTAGTAGTTGCTGTTCAAGTTCTTCAGGTTCTGATACAGATGCAGAAAATGATGTTATAGGCCCTCCGAGAGGCACAAATCTTCATTTGGAGACAGTGCAAGAACATAATGTTGTAGATACCCAGACTCCACTGACTTTTATAGAAGAATGTGATGAACTGAGGAATGGGACACCTTCTCCTTTACATAATACATCATCAAACAAGGTTTCCTGTGAGTCAACTGTTAGAGTTTCACAAAAGTCTAAGCCATTGAAGTCATTACCTAAAACACCAAAAAAGTCACCTCATAAAGATAGAGAGACTTTATACCAATCAGCAAAAATGCCTCTAAAGTCCCCTCACAAGTCTTGTAAGACTCCATGTAAAAAAATTCCTCATAAAAGTCCATGCAAGAAAACTCCTCATAAGACTCCATGCAAGAAAACTCCTCATAAGACTCCATGCAAGAAGTCTCCTAAGACTCAGTGTAAGAAAACTCCACATAAGGTTGCTtacagaaaaactggaaaaagacaaaataaatcTCCAAAATCAAGCTCCACTGAGACAAGCTTAGACATCTCTCAGAATGCCACACCAAATACTCCGAGTAGTATCCCAGGAGATGCGTCTCCCACTCAGATGGTTCCGGACAAAACTTTCAAGGAAAAGGAAGTGTTGAGTATTGTCAAGGTAACTGACACTGAAACAGGACCTAAACATAGAttatcatccattcctggagtaTTTCCAGAAAACCTGAAAGGAAGGCAATATAAAAGTATAGTTACAGAAGATAAGTCATGTGACAGAAGTAATGAGGAACAGTGTACAACAGTATCTGTAATTAACTTGTCTAAGTCACAAACTATTTCTCAGCATTGTAAGAGGAGGGCAGCAAGTTTTAGACCAAGGAATACTTCACAAGTGAAGCTTTCCTGCGTAAGTATTAATTCTACAGTTTCAATTGTTCATAGTAGGGaggaggattcaaagactttgtccTCTGAAAAGACTCTTAAGAAAAGTGTTATTGCATCTCAAGCAGGATTAGGTACTccagtgaaagagaaacgagCTTATTCTCCAAAATGCCAGTTATCCCCAGTGAGCTATGAAACTGAGGAGAATGCAgttagaaagaaaatgaaagtattaTCACCAGAAATGTTTAGTAAAGTGTCTCATAGATTACCGTTTCCAGAAGTAGGTAATGGTGAAAAGATTGCTGATAAAGATTTAGATAAATCTTTGAGTCAGTCATGTGAGTCAGGTTCTTCTGTAACATCATCAGTCAAACTGTCTGCAAGCAACAATTTGGTTGTCCCAATTAGGATACGTCGAGCAAAGAGACAGTTGAATTTAGGTTTATCAGGCTCATCTGAAAATGTTTTGGTGGTAATGGCTGCTGATTTATGTAAGAACAATAAGTCTTCACCCGAAAAGGATAAGTATAGAGCCACAAAAACTACACCAAAGACGGATTTAAGTAAGAAGCGGGTGAGTACAGTACTCCGTAGAAGTCCAAGGAAAAGCCCAAGAAAGTTGTCGAAGTATTCATAG